Proteins from a genomic interval of Gadus morhua chromosome 21, gadMor3.0, whole genome shotgun sequence:
- the pum2 gene encoding pumilio homolog 2 isoform X11 — translation MSVPCSILGMNDVAWQETRGGMLHANGAPETGVVRVHGGGPLATVGVAGQGPGEPHLQGMDRASNPTPGTPQPPLSGRSQDDATVGYFFQRQPGEQLGGCVPSKHRWPTGDGNHIDQVRAADEMNYDFQALALESRGMGELLPAKKLWESDELAKDGRKGMLLGEEWRDNAWGTSHHSVSQPIMVQQRPGQSFHGNGDANSVLSPRSEGGGLGVSMVEYVLSSSPGDKMDSRYRNGGYGTGDVNPDGREKSDVPDKTSPFEEDKNPELKSGEEGDPSKANGRGLLNGMDKDFNPTPGSRQASPTEAVERMGPGQGGMEMMGQHPHQHQHQHQHPHQHQHLHQHQHPHHAHAMQQQQQQQQQQQQQQQQQQQNAVQNKGPNEDFQGHDGQGMGGMEQQQQQQQAGVESLQFDYVGNQIQVDSSGTPVGLFDYNSQQQLFQRSNHLTVQQLTAAQQQQYALAAAQQQHLAGLAPAFVPNPYIINAGPPGTDPYTAAGLAAAASLAGPTVVPPQYYGVPWGVYPANLFQQQAAANANHSANQQASNQGPGPGQQVMRTGNNQRPLTPGQGQQSQQESLAAAAAAANPALAYAGMSGYQVLAPAAYYDQNGALVMGPGARGGLGGPMRLVQTPLLLNPAAAQAASASGSGNMSGPQGNAMYRSLTQQQQSQAQQQQQAQQQQQAQQQQQAQQQQQQQQQQQQQQQQQQQQGLPYASASLPPTSQSSSLFSHASAGQPPPSSSLGFGGAQGSLGVGLASALGGFGSSVSSSSSSSVSRRDSLLANSDLYKRGGSSLTPIGQPFYNSLGYSSSPSPIGLTPGHSPLTPPPSLPSSHGSSSSLHLGGLTNGSGRYISAAPGAEAKYRSSGSASSLFNSSSQLFPPARPRYSRSDVMPSGRSRLLEDFRNNRFPNLQLRDLPGHMVEFSQDQHGSRFIQQKLERATPAERQMVFGEILQAAYQLMTDVFGNYVIQKFFEFGSADQKLALATRIRGHVLPLALQMYGCRVIQKALESISSDQQVISDIVRELDGHVLKCVKDQNGNHVVQKCIECVQPQALQFIIDAFQGQVFVLSTHPYGCRVIQRILEHCTQEQTLPILEELHQHSEQLGQKYQGVSLEMTPKTYYTVSSDALFKDQYGNYVIQHVLEHGRPEDKSKIVAEVRGKVLVLSQHKFASNVVEKCVIHSSRAERALLIDEVCCQKDGPHSALYTMMKDQYANYVVQRMIDMAEPAQRKIIMHKIRPHIATLRKYTYGKHILAKLEKYYMKSGADLGPIGGPTNGLM, via the exons ATGAGCGTTCCATGCAGCATCCTAGGTATGAATGACGTGGCCTGGCAGGAGACAAGAGGTGGGATGCTGCATGCAAATGGTGCTCCTGAGACGGGGGTAGTCCGGGTTCACGGTGGCGGCCCCCTTGCCACAGTGGGCGTAGCTGGACAAGGCCCCGGAGAGCCACATTTACAAGGCATGGACAGGGCATCTAACCCCACCCCCGGTACCCCTCAGCCACCACTGAGCGGGCGGTCCCAGGATGATGCCACAGTTGGGTACTTCTTCCAGAGACAGCCAGGGGAGCAACTCGGAGGATGTGTACCAAGCAAACACCGCTGGCCCACTGGCGATGGCAACCATATTGACCAG GTGCGTGCTGCGGATGAGATGAACTATGACTTTCAAGCACTGGCTTTGGAATCAAGGGGCATGGGAGAG ctcctgcctgcaaaaaagcTTTGGGAGTCTGATGAATTGGCGAAGGATGGACGGAAAGGAATGTTACTAGGAGAAGAATGGCGGGATAATGCGTGGGGAACATCCC ATCATTCAGTGTCCCAACCTATCATGGTGCaacagagaccaggacagagTTTCCACGGGAATGGGGATGCCAACTCCGTGCTGTCCCCCCGCTCCGAAGGCGGTGGGCTGGGTGTGAGCATGGTGGAGTACGTGCTCAGCTCCTCTCCCGGTGATAAGATGGACAGTCGTTACAGGAACGGCGGCTAT GGTACTGGAGACGTTAACCCAGACGGCAGAGAGAAGAGTGACGTCCCAGATAAGACGTCTCCGTTTGAGGAAGATAAAAACCCAGAGTTGAAATCTGGGGAGGAGGGCGACCCTTCAAAGGCTAACGGAAGAGGCCTTCTCAATGGCATGGACAAAGACTTCAA TCCTACCCCTGGTAGTCGCCAGGCCTCGCCCACCGAGGCTGTGGAGAGGATGGGTCCTGGTCAGGGTGGCATGGAGATGATGGGACAACATCCGCACCAACATCAACACCAACATCAGCATCCCCACCAACATCAGCACCTGCATCAGCACCAGCACCCCCATCACGCTCACGCcatgcagcaacagcagcaacagcagcagcaacagcagcagcagcagcagcaacagcagcagaacgCTGTGCAGAACAAGGGCCCCAATGAGGACTTCCAGGGCCACGACGGCCAGGGCATGGGAGgcatggagcagcagcagcagcagcagcaggctggtGTGGAGTCTCTGCAGTTTGACTACGTCGGAAACCAGATCCAGGTGGACTCCTCCGGGACCCCTGTGGGACTGTTTGACTACAACTCCCAGCAGCAG CTGTTCCAGAGATCCAACCATCTGACCGTTCAGCAGCTCACTGCTGCTCAGCAACAACAATATGCTCTAGCTGCagcgcagcagcagcatctgG CTGGACTTGCCCCTGCTTTTGTGCCAAACCCGTACATCATCAACGCTGGTCCTCCTGGGACTGACCCCTACACCGCCGCAGGCCTGGCCGCCGCAGCCTCGCTCGCAG GGCCAACAGTTGTCCCGCCGCAGTACTACGGTGTACCGTGGGGCGTGTACCCAGCCAACCTTTTTCAGCAACAGGCCGCAGCAAATGCCAATCACTCGGCCAATCAGCAAGCATCCAATCAGGGACCAGGTCCGGggcaacag GTGATGCGCACAGGAAACAACCAGCGGCCCCTGACCCCAGGCCAGGGCCAGCAAAGCCAACAGGAGAGTCTGGCTGCTGCGGCGGCCGCAGCTAACCCCGCCCTGGCCTACGCCGGTATGTCAG gctaccaggtgttGGCCCCTGCTGCTTACTATGACCAGAATGGTGCCCTGGTgatgggccccggggcccgcggTGGTCTAGGAGGCCCCATGCGTCTTGTCcaaactcctctcctcctgaaCCCTGCCGCAGCCCAGGCCG CGTCTGCATCTGGCTCGGGCAACATGTCGGGCCCTCAGGGGAACGCGATGTACCGCTCCCtaacccagcagcagcagtcccaggcccagcagcagcaacaggcccagcagcagcaacaggcccagcagcagcaacaggcccagcagcaacagcagcagcagcaacagcagcagcagcagcagcagcaacagcagcagcagggcctgCCCTACGCCTCGGCCTCgctgccccccacctcccaGAGCAGCTCCCTGTTCTCCCACGCCTCGGccggccagcccccccccagctcctcgCTGGGCTTTGGCGGCGCACAGGGCTCCCTCGGCGTGGGCTTGGCCTCGGCACTCGGGGGCTTTGGCTCCTCGG tGTCCAGCTCCAGCAGTAGCAGTGTCTCCCGCAGAGATTCCTTGCTGGCCAACTCCGACCTCTACAAGCGCGGCGGCAGCAGCCTCACCCCCATTGGCCAGCCCTTCTACAACAGCCTGGGCTACTCGTCCTCGCCCAGCCCCATCGGCCTGACCCCTGGACACTCCCCGctcacccccccgccctccctgccctcctcccacGGCTCATCCTCCAGCCTTCACCTCG gAGGTCTGACCAACGGTAGCGGGCGCTACATCTCGGCGGCCCCGGGCGCGGAGGCCAAGTACCGCAGCAGCGGCAGCGCCTCCAGCCTGTTCAACTCCAGCAGCCAGCTGTTCCCGCCGGCCCGGCCCCGCTACAGCCGCTCAGACGTCATGCCCTCCGGACGCAGCCGGCTGCTGGAGGACTTCCGCAACAACCGCTTCCCCAACCTGCAGCTGCGCGACCTGCCCGGCCACATGGTGGAGTTCTCCCAGGACCAGCACGGCTCCAG GTTCATCCAACAGAAGCTGGAGAGGGCCACGCCCGCCGAGAGACAGATGGTGTTTGGCGAAATCCTGCAGGCGGCGTACCAGCTGATGACGGACGTGTTTGGGAACTATGTAATCCAGAAGTTCTTTGAG TTTGGGAGCGCGGACCAGAAGCTGGCCCTGGCCACCAGGATCCGTGGCCACGTGCTGCCCCTGGCTCTGCAGATGTACGGCTGCAGGGTCATCCAGAAGGCCCTGGAGTCCATCTCCTCCGACCAGCAGGTAATT AGCGACATCGTGCGTGAGCTGGACGGTCACGTGCTCAAGTGTGTGAAGGACCAGAACGGCAACCACGTGGTGCAGAAGTGCATCGAGTGTGTCCAGCCGCAGGCCCTGCAATTCATCATCGACGCCTTCCAGGGCCAG GTATTCGTGCTGTCCACCCACCCATACGGCTGCAGGGTGATCCAGAGGATTCTGGAGCACTGCACCCAGGAGCAGACCCTGCCCATCCTGGAGGAGCTGCACCAACACTCCGAGCAGCTGGGCCAG AAGTATCAAGGCGTATCATTGGAGATGACGCCCAAAACATATTATACAGTGTCCAGCGATGCACTGTTCAAG GACCAGTACGGTAACTATGTGATTCAGCACGTCCTGGAGCACGGCAGACCTGAGGACAAGAGCAAAATCGTGGCCGAGGTGCGCGGGAAGGTCCTTGTCCTGAGTCAGCATAAATTTGCAAG CAACGTGGTGGAGAAGTGTGTGATCCACTCGTCTCGTGCTGAGAGGGCCCTGCTCATCGACGAGGTGTGCTGCCAGAAGGACGGCCCCCACAGCGCCTTGTACACCATGATGAAGGACCAGTACGCCAACTACGTTGTCCAGAGGATGATCGACATGGCAGAGCCTGCCCAACGCAAGATCATCATGCACAAG ATCCGGCCTCACATCGCCACCTTGCGCAAGTACACCTACGGCAAGCACATCCTGGCCAAGCTGGAGAAGTACTACATGAAGAGTGGCGCCGACCTAGGGCCCATCGGGGGCCCCACAAACGGCCTCATGTAG
- the pum2 gene encoding pumilio homolog 2 isoform X5 has protein sequence MSVPCSILGMNDVAWQETRGGMLHANGAPETGVVRVHGGGPLATVGVAGQGPGEPHLQGMDRASNPTPGTPQPPLSGRSQDDATVGYFFQRQPGEQLGGCVPSKHRWPTGDGNHIDQVRAADEMNYDFQALALESRGMGELLPAKKLWESDELAKDGRKGMLLGEEWRDNAWGTSHHSVSQPIMVQQRPGQSFHGNGDANSVLSPRSEGGGLGVSMVEYVLSSSPGDKMDSRYRNGGYGTGDVNPDGREKSDVPDKTSPFEEDKNPELKSGEEGDPSKANGRGLLNGMDKDFNPTPGSRQASPTEAVERMGPGQGGMEMMGQHPHQHQHQHQHPHQHQHLHQHQHPHHAHAMQQQQQQQQQQQQQQQQQQQNAVQNKGPNEDFQGHDGQGMGGMEQQQQQQQAGVESLQFDYVGNQIQVDSSGTPVGLFDYNSQQQLFQRSNHLTVQQLTAAQQQQYALAAAQQQHLAGLAPAFVPNPYIINAGPPGTDPYTAAGLAAAASLAGPTVVPPQYYGVPWGVYPANLFQQQAAANANHSANQQASNQGPGPGQQVMRTGNNQRPLTPGQGQQSQQESLAAAAAAANPALAYAGYQVLAPAAYYDQNGALVMGPGARGGLGGPMRLVQTPLLLNPAAAQAAASASGSGNMSGPQGNAMYRSLTQQQQSQAQQQQQAQQQQQAQQQQQAQQQQQQQQQQQQQQQQQQQQGLPYASASLPPTSQSSSLFSHASAGQPPPSSSLGFGGAQGSLGVGLASALGGFGSSGQSPHANVSSSSSSSVSRRDSLLANSDLYKRGGSSLTPIGQPFYNSLGYSSSPSPIGLTPGHSPLTPPPSLPSSHGSSSSLHLGGLTNGSGRYISAAPGAEAKYRSSGSASSLFNSSSQLFPPARPRYSRSDVMPSGRSRLLEDFRNNRFPNLQLRDLPGHMVEFSQDQHGSRFIQQKLERATPAERQMVFGEILQAAYQLMTDVFGNYVIQKFFEFGSADQKLALATRIRGHVLPLALQMYGCRVIQKALESISSDQQVISDIVRELDGHVLKCVKDQNGNHVVQKCIECVQPQALQFIIDAFQGQVFVLSTHPYGCRVIQRILEHCTQEQTLPILEELHQHSEQLGQKYQGVSLEMTPKTYYTVSSDALFKDQYGNYVIQHVLEHGRPEDKSKIVAEVRGKVLVLSQHKFASNVVEKCVIHSSRAERALLIDEVCCQKDGPHSALYTMMKDQYANYVVQRMIDMAEPAQRKIIMHKIRPHIATLRKYTYGKHILAKLEKYYMKSGADLGPIGGPTNGLM, from the exons ATGAGCGTTCCATGCAGCATCCTAGGTATGAATGACGTGGCCTGGCAGGAGACAAGAGGTGGGATGCTGCATGCAAATGGTGCTCCTGAGACGGGGGTAGTCCGGGTTCACGGTGGCGGCCCCCTTGCCACAGTGGGCGTAGCTGGACAAGGCCCCGGAGAGCCACATTTACAAGGCATGGACAGGGCATCTAACCCCACCCCCGGTACCCCTCAGCCACCACTGAGCGGGCGGTCCCAGGATGATGCCACAGTTGGGTACTTCTTCCAGAGACAGCCAGGGGAGCAACTCGGAGGATGTGTACCAAGCAAACACCGCTGGCCCACTGGCGATGGCAACCATATTGACCAG GTGCGTGCTGCGGATGAGATGAACTATGACTTTCAAGCACTGGCTTTGGAATCAAGGGGCATGGGAGAG ctcctgcctgcaaaaaagcTTTGGGAGTCTGATGAATTGGCGAAGGATGGACGGAAAGGAATGTTACTAGGAGAAGAATGGCGGGATAATGCGTGGGGAACATCCC ATCATTCAGTGTCCCAACCTATCATGGTGCaacagagaccaggacagagTTTCCACGGGAATGGGGATGCCAACTCCGTGCTGTCCCCCCGCTCCGAAGGCGGTGGGCTGGGTGTGAGCATGGTGGAGTACGTGCTCAGCTCCTCTCCCGGTGATAAGATGGACAGTCGTTACAGGAACGGCGGCTAT GGTACTGGAGACGTTAACCCAGACGGCAGAGAGAAGAGTGACGTCCCAGATAAGACGTCTCCGTTTGAGGAAGATAAAAACCCAGAGTTGAAATCTGGGGAGGAGGGCGACCCTTCAAAGGCTAACGGAAGAGGCCTTCTCAATGGCATGGACAAAGACTTCAA TCCTACCCCTGGTAGTCGCCAGGCCTCGCCCACCGAGGCTGTGGAGAGGATGGGTCCTGGTCAGGGTGGCATGGAGATGATGGGACAACATCCGCACCAACATCAACACCAACATCAGCATCCCCACCAACATCAGCACCTGCATCAGCACCAGCACCCCCATCACGCTCACGCcatgcagcaacagcagcaacagcagcagcaacagcagcagcagcagcagcaacagcagcagaacgCTGTGCAGAACAAGGGCCCCAATGAGGACTTCCAGGGCCACGACGGCCAGGGCATGGGAGgcatggagcagcagcagcagcagcagcaggctggtGTGGAGTCTCTGCAGTTTGACTACGTCGGAAACCAGATCCAGGTGGACTCCTCCGGGACCCCTGTGGGACTGTTTGACTACAACTCCCAGCAGCAG CTGTTCCAGAGATCCAACCATCTGACCGTTCAGCAGCTCACTGCTGCTCAGCAACAACAATATGCTCTAGCTGCagcgcagcagcagcatctgG CTGGACTTGCCCCTGCTTTTGTGCCAAACCCGTACATCATCAACGCTGGTCCTCCTGGGACTGACCCCTACACCGCCGCAGGCCTGGCCGCCGCAGCCTCGCTCGCAG GGCCAACAGTTGTCCCGCCGCAGTACTACGGTGTACCGTGGGGCGTGTACCCAGCCAACCTTTTTCAGCAACAGGCCGCAGCAAATGCCAATCACTCGGCCAATCAGCAAGCATCCAATCAGGGACCAGGTCCGGggcaacag GTGATGCGCACAGGAAACAACCAGCGGCCCCTGACCCCAGGCCAGGGCCAGCAAAGCCAACAGGAGAGTCTGGCTGCTGCGGCGGCCGCAGCTAACCCCGCCCTGGCCTACGCCG gctaccaggtgttGGCCCCTGCTGCTTACTATGACCAGAATGGTGCCCTGGTgatgggccccggggcccgcggTGGTCTAGGAGGCCCCATGCGTCTTGTCcaaactcctctcctcctgaaCCCTGCCGCAGCCCAGGCCG CAGCGTCTGCATCTGGCTCGGGCAACATGTCGGGCCCTCAGGGGAACGCGATGTACCGCTCCCtaacccagcagcagcagtcccaggcccagcagcagcaacaggcccagcagcagcaacaggcccagcagcagcaacaggcccagcagcaacagcagcagcagcaacagcagcagcagcagcagcagcaacagcagcagcagggcctgCCCTACGCCTCGGCCTCgctgccccccacctcccaGAGCAGCTCCCTGTTCTCCCACGCCTCGGccggccagcccccccccagctcctcgCTGGGCTTTGGCGGCGCACAGGGCTCCCTCGGCGTGGGCTTGGCCTCGGCACTCGGGGGCTTTGGCTCCTCGGGTCAGTCTCCACACGCAAAtg tGTCCAGCTCCAGCAGTAGCAGTGTCTCCCGCAGAGATTCCTTGCTGGCCAACTCCGACCTCTACAAGCGCGGCGGCAGCAGCCTCACCCCCATTGGCCAGCCCTTCTACAACAGCCTGGGCTACTCGTCCTCGCCCAGCCCCATCGGCCTGACCCCTGGACACTCCCCGctcacccccccgccctccctgccctcctcccacGGCTCATCCTCCAGCCTTCACCTCG gAGGTCTGACCAACGGTAGCGGGCGCTACATCTCGGCGGCCCCGGGCGCGGAGGCCAAGTACCGCAGCAGCGGCAGCGCCTCCAGCCTGTTCAACTCCAGCAGCCAGCTGTTCCCGCCGGCCCGGCCCCGCTACAGCCGCTCAGACGTCATGCCCTCCGGACGCAGCCGGCTGCTGGAGGACTTCCGCAACAACCGCTTCCCCAACCTGCAGCTGCGCGACCTGCCCGGCCACATGGTGGAGTTCTCCCAGGACCAGCACGGCTCCAG GTTCATCCAACAGAAGCTGGAGAGGGCCACGCCCGCCGAGAGACAGATGGTGTTTGGCGAAATCCTGCAGGCGGCGTACCAGCTGATGACGGACGTGTTTGGGAACTATGTAATCCAGAAGTTCTTTGAG TTTGGGAGCGCGGACCAGAAGCTGGCCCTGGCCACCAGGATCCGTGGCCACGTGCTGCCCCTGGCTCTGCAGATGTACGGCTGCAGGGTCATCCAGAAGGCCCTGGAGTCCATCTCCTCCGACCAGCAGGTAATT AGCGACATCGTGCGTGAGCTGGACGGTCACGTGCTCAAGTGTGTGAAGGACCAGAACGGCAACCACGTGGTGCAGAAGTGCATCGAGTGTGTCCAGCCGCAGGCCCTGCAATTCATCATCGACGCCTTCCAGGGCCAG GTATTCGTGCTGTCCACCCACCCATACGGCTGCAGGGTGATCCAGAGGATTCTGGAGCACTGCACCCAGGAGCAGACCCTGCCCATCCTGGAGGAGCTGCACCAACACTCCGAGCAGCTGGGCCAG AAGTATCAAGGCGTATCATTGGAGATGACGCCCAAAACATATTATACAGTGTCCAGCGATGCACTGTTCAAG GACCAGTACGGTAACTATGTGATTCAGCACGTCCTGGAGCACGGCAGACCTGAGGACAAGAGCAAAATCGTGGCCGAGGTGCGCGGGAAGGTCCTTGTCCTGAGTCAGCATAAATTTGCAAG CAACGTGGTGGAGAAGTGTGTGATCCACTCGTCTCGTGCTGAGAGGGCCCTGCTCATCGACGAGGTGTGCTGCCAGAAGGACGGCCCCCACAGCGCCTTGTACACCATGATGAAGGACCAGTACGCCAACTACGTTGTCCAGAGGATGATCGACATGGCAGAGCCTGCCCAACGCAAGATCATCATGCACAAG ATCCGGCCTCACATCGCCACCTTGCGCAAGTACACCTACGGCAAGCACATCCTGGCCAAGCTGGAGAAGTACTACATGAAGAGTGGCGCCGACCTAGGGCCCATCGGGGGCCCCACAAACGGCCTCATGTAG